TGCATTCTTGGCTCAGAATTCGCCTGAACTTTGATGATGATGGGCCGTGACATACTCTTGCTACTGGACACTTCTGGCTGGGCAGGAAGTTCTGGCTTTTGGGATGCAGATTTATGCAAGCTGTGTTTTGAATCTTTCTTTTTAGGAGGAGACGGCAGAATTTCCTCAGCACTAGTAGACGTTCTAGCAATGTCACTGTGCCTTTTCCTGTGCAACCTCTTGGATGAAGAAGGTTGGCTTGGTGAAAGAGAAACATCACTGGTTGAATAAATTGTATGCACAATGCTTTTAGAAGAATCTGAGGAGGCAGGTGAACTTGAAACAGGCACAGGTGTACTTGTAGCTGCAATAGCAGATGACACTAGCTGTGGACTGGAACCAGCAAGTGGCACAGAGGTCTGAACAGATGTTAAGGACACAGGGGCTGGCACAGCAACAGGAGCTGCCAGAACAGGGACAGGAATTGGAGCTTCAGCAGCAACTGATGATACAGGTGTAGTAAGGGAGGCAGGAGCTGACAATGACAATGGCGAAGTAATGGGAATCCCAGCAGAAACAATGGACCCAATGGGAGCAAGAACACAAGATGCTTGGCTGTCTGCACCAAGGGCAGATGTAATGGCTGGACTAGGTGCAGGTACAGGTGCCAGAGGTGGTGGCACAGATGGTAAAAATGGAGAGCTGCTGACTTCACTCTCACAAGCCACTTCAAGGGCTCCAATGTCTTCAACAGGCACCTCAGATAAATCATCTTGCAATGAAGCTACCAGTGAAGTCTGCATTGGGATAGTGAACACAGGATCCAGGTCGTTCTTGCCTTCAGCTGGTGCTGCGCTGATGACATCTGGAGCTTGCTCAGGCTCAAGAGCATCTTCACTAGGCACTTCAACTTCCTGTGCTACCTCTACTTCAATACAACTTCCGAGGTTCAGCTGTTCCATGAACTTTTCATATTCAGAAGTCAAGTCCTTGTCAGCCCCAAGTGGTGTCATCTGACTGGTTGCCATGCACACTAATTCCTCTGGCAAAGCAGTCGTGCTTGGGCTGGCAGCAACAGCTACATCTTCCTTTGGCTCTTCTGCTTTCATGATGGTTCCCGCTTGGGGTTCGCGATTCTCAGCTACAGTTTTTATGGCTCTTTCCACCTGTAGTTCACGATTCTCAGCTACGGTTTTCGTGCATCTTTCTGCCTGTAGTTCACTTTTCTCAGCCACGGTTTTCATTGCTCTTTCCGCCTGTCGTTCACTTTTCTCAGCTACGGTTTTCGTGGCTCTTTCCACCTGTCGTTCACTTTTCTCTGCTATGGTTTTCATAGCTCCTTTCGCCTGTCGTTCACTTTTCTCAGCTACGGTTTTCGTGGCTCTTTCCACCTGTCGTTCAGTTTTCTCAGCTACAGCTTTCATAGCTCTTTCCGCCAGTCGTTCACTTTTCTCAGCTACGGTTTTCATGGCTCTTTCCGCCTGCCGTTCACTTTTCTCAGCTACAGTTTTCATGGCTCTTTCCACCTGTCGTTCACTTTTCTCAGCTGCAGTTTTCATGGCTCTTTCCGCCTGTCGTTCACTTTTCTCAGCTACGGTTTTCATGGCTCTTTCCACCTGTCGTTCACTTTTCTCAGCTGCAGTTTTCAGTGGCTCTTTCCGCCTGTCGTTCACTTTTCTCTGCTACAGGTTTCGTGGCTCTTTCTGCCTGTAGTTCACTTTTCTCATCTGCAGTTTTCGTGGCTATTTCCGCCTGTAGTTCACTTTTCTCAGCTATGGTTTTCATGGCTCTTTCCGCCTGCCGTTCACTTTTCTCAGCTACGGTTTTCATGGCTCTTTCCACCTGTCGGTCACTTTTCTCAGCTGCAGTTTTCGTGGCTCTTTCTGCCTGTAGTTCACTTTTCTCAGCTGCAATTTTCATGGCTCTTTCCGCCTGTAGTTCACTTTTCTCAGCTATGGTTTTCGTAGCTCTTTCTGCTTGTAGTTTGCTTTTCTCAGCTACGGTTTTCTTGACTCTTTCCGCCTGTCGTTCACTTTTCTCAGCTACGGTTTTCGTGGCTCTTTCCACCTGTTGTTCGCTTTTCTCAGCTACAGTTTTCATGGCTCTTTCCGCCTGTCGTTCACTTTTCTCAGCTACGGTTTTCATGGCTCTTTCCGTCTGCAGTTCACTTTTCTCAACTACACTTTCCACAGTTTCTACATGAGCGTTTTCAATGTCCGCTATGATCTCGTTTGTGATACGTGAACTGTACTCCAAGAAACGAGTTTCTTCCAGAGAAGTCTCAGTATTTGAAAGTAGGTCGACCATATCGTCAGAAACATCCATAGCATTAGGTGAGGGCACGTTCTCTTCTTTCTCTATCTCCGGCAGCCTGACCTCTTCCTGACTGGAGCGTAAAACTTTATCCTCCATAAAACATTTTCTTGGACGAGTTGGTTCATTACTGACTTGTTTTTTCGTGCTACTGTTTTTTCCTTCATCCTCCCATTTATGTTCCTTAGCAGCTTCTTTTTCTGCACTTTCTACTGTCGTTTCAGGTTCAGCTGTCAATTGCATTTTGTCTTGCAATGATTCTCTCTTTACTGGTACAGCAAGTGGTGATTTTGATGGCACCTCCGTGTTCACTTCTGGTGGTTCACGCTCTGGGGTTCTTGGCACAGTACCTTTTGAGTGGTGTGTTGCACCAAGAGCTTCTGAACTGGCTAGCGTGGTTTCAACACTGCACTGTTTGGCTGCGTCCAACTCTGTGTTTGCCCACTGATCGCTGATTGCCATTTCTTCAGGCACATCCTCCTGATCAGCCTTGGAGTGACTTATTTCATTTTCAGAGTCCAGATCCTTTGCTGGCACTTCTGGACTGTCCATGTTATCGTACAGGCACTGCAAAGCCTGAAGTCCTGACATTGCATTGAGGTCGGGAGATACAAGGTCAGTGACATCTGATTCCTTTACTGCTTCCCTAGAAGGTGACGTTACTTTCTTTCTATCTGGAGCATCCAGCGGTACTTCCTTTTTCGACTTGTGTACTCTACTACGGCCGTCCTTTTTTGCAGAATCTTTTGGCACTTCGCgaatgtctttcttttcttctttttcctcagAATTACTAGCTACAGAAGTCCTTTTCTCCTTCTTTACATATGCTACACTGATCTTGCCATAAATAGGGTTGCAGCCATATGAAATAAATGGTTTGCTGTTAGTATATCTAATAAGAGCCATAGGCCagctgatttctttctttcgatCAGCTGTTTTCACTTTGATGCAGTCGCTGCCTTCTTTCCGTGCTTTTTCTAATGCTTCACCTTTAAGTCTCTCCCTCTCTTTTGGGTCCAAAATGGCCTCTTCCTTAGCTTTTTTTGCTCCTTCTTGGTCTTCCTtttttgttctttcctttttggtCTTCTCCTGCTTTGTAACAGACCTTCTATGCTCTGCAGTAGTGGTATTGGACTTAGGCAATCGATGACTGGTTCCTCTGCTATCAACCTTGTTTGCTCTTGGTGCATCCTGCTCGGAGGCTCTTTTCTTACATGCAGGCTCATTACTTGGAGATGGCTCACTCTTCCTTTTATGCTCCTTACTTCTCTTGCTGTCAAGTTTGTCGGTTGCTTTGTCATCACTCGTAGGCCAGCGACTGCTTGATGGGCAGTCCTTCTTGTCTTTTTTTGTATCACTGTGCTCAGTGCTATCTCGGCGCTCAGTACTGACAGGGCACTCAATGTGGTGCTCTGCACTGCTACGGCGCTCGGCAATGGCATTGCAGGGACTCTTGCTTGAAGGCATCTCAACAGTTTTTTTGGTTGAAGGTTCACAAGTTCCCTTGGCTGGGCCACTTGTAATAACTTTAGTAGCAACAAAATCAAGCTTCTTGGCTTCATTATCATCAACTTTATTTTTATGTGAACATTTAGAATGCTCTGTAGTCTTGCTGGGTGCATCTGCAGCACCAATACGTGCTTCATCCACATCAGATGTGTTTTTTTCAATTTTCAAATGTTGATCTTTGAGTTCACAGGGGACATCAGCGACATTCTTTGAGGACAGTTCTTCTAAACCTTTAACACTGCAGCTCTGTTGCAGCTTATCcgaagcttgcttgcttgtttgtgcATCATATGCAGGTTCAATTGGCTCAAGGTGAAAGGTCGTTAGCACATTCAAATCTTTGTCAGCTTTTGCTGCCTCCTTCACGATAACTTGCTCGGTGGGACCTCTTGAAGCACTAATTTCCTTGACAAGCTCCTGTGGTGGTTTTGAGTCTTCAGCTGTGCGTGCGGCATGTGACACACTCCCAATGTGGAATGTACTGCCTGAATGCTCCGAGGTCTGGGTTGTTTGCTTGCCTATGGTCAGTATGCTATCAATGCCAGCAGTCTGTGTGAGCATGGTGGCACATGCTTGCACAGTCTTGGCAGTCTGTGCCTTCTTCGCCATTCTAGCCATTTTTTCCTTAAGCATCTTGGACTTCAGCTTCAGtttcttcctctttttcttcAGTTTCTGAGGGCActccgaagaagaagaagaggatgaAGATGATGAGCTGCTAGAGCTGCTTGAACTAGAGCTGGAAGAAGACGAGCTGCTGGAACTCTCAGAGTCTGAGCCACTGCCTGAACTGCTTGAGCTACCACTCGTGCCTGAACTGCTGCTACGTGATGAACttgaagatgatgatgaggaggaggacgatgacgatgatgagcTCGAACTAGATGCTTTAGGCCTcctctttcgtttctttttcttcttttcctgtgGCTTGTCTTTTGCGGTCTTCCGCTTCTCCTTAGCTGCCTTGGCAGTTTTCTCCTTGACAGGGGCTATGAGGTCCATGGTTGATAACTCTGTGCTTTCAGGCTTTGGCTTCTTCAGTTTACTTGCTTTGCTAGTCTTTCTGTTATTTCCTGAAACTTCTGCCTTGCTTTCCGAGTTCTGTCTCTGCACTGTCACAAGGGCGCTTTTCTTGGTAGCTTCTATTTCCTCTAAGAACTTCTGCTGTGCCTTAATGGGATCATCACAACTTCCAGAGTCATCACTAGCTTCCTTAAGCTTCTCAGTTTGACTTTCAAGTTGTTTCTGACCAACTGCTTCGGTGTCTTCATGAGTTTTCTGTGCTTCTTCAGGCAACAGTTTGTCAATGCATATCTGTGATGGGGAATCAGACTTCGGCATCTGGCAAAGTTTGCTCTGACTGTCACTTTCATCCAACTTGACAGAGCAGGTTGCTAAAAAGATGTGTTGCTCAGCAATGTCGTCACCACGAGTCTCAATCTTGTCATCACAAAGTGACACCTTCTCAGTCAACACTGTTGAAAGCTTACATGGTGAATGCTGAAACATGTCTGCACTATCACAACTGTCTGCTTCTCCAAGAGTGTCGAGCGGGCTGTCCTCGCACATTAGGTTTAACACTGGCTCATTTTTTTCTACGCATGCACCTGCTTCATCAGGTTTTTTATGGCATACAGTTTGCGAAGTGCTCAAATCGGAAGCTTGCTTTTTGTCTTGCTTGCAAGTGGTTTCTGGCGAACGTCTGGGCCCTCTAGCAGCCTTCTCTTCTTCTTCATCCTGTTGATCACCAGTAGATTCCTCCTCACCATTCACTGCTTCTGTAGTGCCATCATCCTGAGGTGCTTCTGGACTCGAAGCCTGTGGCTCTGCACTTGCTGTTTCCATCCGTACTGTGTCCTCCTTCTTATGGTCGTTAGTAGTGGCAtgcttttctttgcttttctTGTCATCTGCCGACTTCTCCTTTTTCTTCTGGCTGTCAGCATTGCTTCTTGCACGGCCCTTTGAGTAACTTACTCGCTCCCTGCTCGGTGACCGCTGTTTGGCTTCCTTCCCACCCTTATGAGTGGCTCTGTCTTTGCCTCTATCCTTGGACTTGCTCCTCCGCCGCTCCCTCGACCTGCTCCTTCTTGTGTCCTTGGCATGGCTTGCCTTTTTGTCTCTAGAGCGACTTCGCTTTCCATCCTTGGACCTGCTCCTCTTTTTATCTCGTGGGGAACGGCTGCGGTGGCGCTCTCGTGATCGCCCCCTTCGTCGATCCCTGGATCTACTTCTCCTTCGCTCCCTTGAGTGGCTTCGTTTCTTGTCTTTTGAACGACTCCTTTTACGTTCACGGGAACGACTTTTCCTGTCTCTGGAGTGCTTAACGCTGCGAGGACTTCTGCCGCGATCCTTCTTTTCTGTTTTGGCACCACTAGTTGCACTCTCTTTCTTCTTGCTGCCATTTCGAGATGAGACATCGAGAGACTCTGTCTTGCTTTTGGCAGACCCTTCACTCTTGTCACTAACTTTAGAAGGCTGCTGCTTTTTCTTCGCATCTCCACGACTTTCTTCAGAATATGCTTTACTGCCTGTGACATCAACTGGTTTCTTGGTTCCATCCTGTGactcatttttaatttttttctctggAACTCCTTCCACTGCATCATCAGGAAGCTTGAGCTCAAACTTATCACTCTTCAAAAACTTCACAAATTCGAACTTTGGCTTCACCTTAAACCTCTTGGGAGGGGCCACAAAGTAAAAGTTACTGTCTTCCTGCTGCTCAGGTTCGGTGGATGGCTTCTCGTTTTTCTCAGGTTCTTCGGCGCTTTTACTCTCAGCAGCACCCGCCTGTGCCTCTTCACTTGTTGTAGCTGCAGCAGTCACTTCTGGGCCTTCCTCATCAGGCTGGTCATCGTCTTCCTTGAACAGCGCACTTGAAATGGGGGCCACTTTTCCAATGTTTTTCCGAGCAAAGCTGAATGACAAGGCACCCTTGACTGGCTTTGTGACTGTAGTAGCTGCCCTCTTCACTTCGAGGGCTTTCTGCAGGGGCTGGTTTGAAGTCAAAGAGAATGCGATGAGTCGCTTCTTTGCCAACGCTTTGCCAATGAGCAGCTTAGACTTGGACTCCTCGATGAGGGGTGGCTCTGTTGCAGGCAAGAGAACCTCCGTAGGTGGGGTAGGTGGGGTAGGAGGTGGAGGCACCTCGGACACCAAGGGCTGTGGCAGCTCGGACACTGAAGGCTGTGGCAAGTCGGGCACCGTAGGTTGTGGCAACTCAGGCAGAGCAGGCTCTGGAAGAGCAGGTGTGGGCTCTTCTGGCGAGTACTTCTCTTGACCAGGGTCTAAGATGGTAAGACCTAAAAATGGAGGTGGGGGTGGGGGAGGTGGAATGTCGGTGGGAAGGGGAATCTCACTAGGCAGTGGTGGCAGTTCGAATATGTTAGAATCGGCAAAGAATGTTGTTTGCGGGAtgtttgcttcttcttcttgttcgtCTTCTGGCACACTTCCTGGTGGACTCTGAGCTTGGCTGTCAAGGTCTTGTTCCTTTTTCGCATTGATTTCATCGTCACTTGAATTGGCATTGCTGGAGTCCTGCTGGCTTTCGTCGGCATCCTGCTGGCTTTCATCGGCATCCTGCTGGCTTTCATCTGCTTCCTGCTGGTTTTCATCTGCTTCCTGCTGGTTTTCATCGGCTTCCTGCTGACTTTCATTAATGTCTTGCTGGCATTCATCAATGTCTTGCTGGCATTCATCGATGTCTTGCTGGCATTCATTAGTGTCCTGCTGGTATTCGTCACTGTCATAGAAAGTGGGAGACTGTGATGATGCTTGTGGCTTTGTTTCATCAACGTAGTCCACCTGCTGGAAACGTCCTCTAAACTTTTCTCCAGTTCCCATTTCGGTGGGTCCCCTATAGCAAGGAAACAGCAATcattttttttagagagagagtCAGCACAACAGCATGATAAAAAATAAACATGAAGGGCTAATTCTTTAGTTTAGGAATGAGTAAACTTGGGCATGTATTTATTTGAACACTCAACTGATGGTTAATAAATAAAGCAAACACAGTGAAACATTTGTAAATATGCAGGCCTTGCAATTATAGACCAGGCCCCATCATAGGGGGCGGACAGGACTCTCACATGAGAGAGACAGCACGTCTTCCTGGAGTTTA
This Dermacentor silvarum isolate Dsil-2018 chromosome 6, BIME_Dsil_1.4, whole genome shotgun sequence DNA region includes the following protein-coding sequences:
- the LOC119456799 gene encoding serine-rich adhesin for platelets-like isoform X3, with protein sequence MAERFSRFHEVRDYQGKGVDVYDDNLIELEQSSLAEPITQDNLGYQLLLRHGWKSGQGLGKNEQGRTDPLPIILKEDIMGFGRMEMEMDYAEETTEKRRTLEIEKEETEELKLKYKAVQEKEKVVQEALATLKANFYCDLCDKQYTKHQEFDNHINSYDHAHKQRLKELKQREFGRNVLSKVKREDKGREKEQRRLQHLAELRAHVAVMRGPTEMGTGEKFRGRFQQVDYVDETKPQASSQSPTFYDSDEYQQDTNECQQDIDECQQDIDECQQDINESQQEADENQQEADENQQEADESQQDADESQQDADESQQDSSNANSSDDEINAKKEQDLDSQAQSPPGSVPEDEQEEEANIPQTTFFADSNIFELPPLPSEIPLPTDIPPPPPPPPFLGLTILDPGQEKYSPEEPTPALPEPALPELPQPTVPDLPQPSVSELPQPLVSEVPPPPTPPTPPTEVLLPATEPPLIEESKSKLLIGKALAKKRLIAFSLTSNQPLQKALEVKRAATTVTKPVKGALSFSFARKNIGKVAPISSALFKEDDDQPDEEGPEVTAAATTSEEAQAGAAESKSAEEPEKNEKPSTEPEQQEDSNFYFVAPPKRFKVKPKFEFVKFLKSDKFELKLPDDAVEGVPEKKIKNESQDGTKKPVDVTGSKAYSEESRGDAKKKQQPSKVSDKSEGSAKSKTESLDVSSRNGSKKKESATSGAKTEKKDRGRSPRSVKHSRDRKSRSRERKRSRSKDKKRSHSRERRRSRSRDRRRGRSRERHRSRSPRDKKRSRSKDGKRSRSRDKKASHAKDTRRSRSRERRRSKSKDRGKDRATHKGGKEAKQRSPSRERVSYSKGRARSNADSQKKKEKSADDKKSKEKHATTNDHKKEDTVRMETASAEPQASSPEAPQDDGTTEAVNGEEESTGDQQDEEEEKAARGPRRSPETTCKQDKKQASDLSTSQTVCHKKPDEAGACVEKNEPVLNLMCEDSPLDTLGEADSCDSADMFQHSPCKLSTVLTEKVSLCDDKIETRGDDIAEQHIFLATCSVKLDESDSQSKLCQMPKSDSPSQICIDKLLPEEAQKTHEDTEAVGQKQLESQTEKLKEASDDSGSCDDPIKAQQKFLEEIEATKKSALVTVQRQNSESKAEVSGNNRKTSKASKLKKPKPESTELSTMDLIAPVKEKTAKAAKEKRKTAKDKPQEKKKKKRKRRPKASSSSSSSSSSSSSSSSSSSSRSSSSGTSGSSSSSGSGSDSESSSSSSSSSSSSSSSSSSSSSSSSSSSECPQKLKKKRKKLKLKSKMLKEKMARMAKKAQTAKTVQACATMLTQTAGIDSILTIGKQTTQTSEHSGSTFHIGSVSHAARTAEDSKPPQELVKEISASRGPTEQVIVKEAAKADKDLNVLTTFHLEPIEPAYDAQTSKQASDKLQQSCSVKGLEELSSKNVADVPCELKDQHLKIEKNTSDVDEARIGAADAPSKTTEHSKCSHKNKVDDNEAKKLDFVATKVITSGPAKGTCEPSTKKTVEMPSSKSPCNAIAERRSSAEHHIECPVSTERRDSTEHSDTKKDKKDCPSSSRWPTSDDKATDKLDSKRSKEHKRKSEPSPSNEPACKKRASEQDAPRANKVDSRGTSHRLPKSNTTTAEHRRSVTKQEKTKKERTKKEDQEGAKKAKEEAILDPKERERLKGEALEKARKEGSDCIKVKTADRKKEISWPMALIRYTNSKPFISYGCNPIYGKISVAYVKKEKRTSVASNSEEKEEKKDIREVPKDSAKKDGRSRVHKSKKEVPLDAPDRKKVTSPSREAVKESDVTDLVSPDLNAMSGLQALQCLYDNMDSPEVPAKDLDSENEISHSKADQEDVPEEMAISDQWANTELDAAKQCSVETTLASSEALGATHHSKGTVPRTPEREPPEVNTEVPSKSPLAVPVKRESLQDKMQLTAEPETTVESAEKEAAKEHKWEDEGKNSSTKKQVSNEPTRPRKCFMEDKVLRSSQEEVRLPEIEKEENVPSPNAMDVSDDMVDLLSNTETSLEETRFLEYSSRITNEIIADIENAHVETVESVVEKSELQTERAMKTVAEKSERQAERAMKTVAEKSEQQVERATKTVAEKSERQAERVKKTVAEKSKLQAERATKTIAEKSELQAERAMKIAAEKSELQAERATKTAAEKSDRQVERAMKTVAEKSERQVERAMKTVAEKSERQAERAMKTVAEKSERLAERAMKAVAEKTERQVERATKTVAEKSERQAKGAMKTIAEKSERQVERATKTVAEKSERQAERAMKTVAEKSELQAERCTKTVAENRELQVERAIKTVAENREPQAGTIMKAEEPKEDVAVAASPSTTALPEELVCMATSQMTPLGADKDLTSEYEKFMEQLNLGSCIEVEVAQEVEVPSEDALEPEQAPDVISAAPAEGKNDLDPVFTIPMQTSLVASLQDDLSEVPVEDIGALEVACESEVSSSPFLPSVPPPLAPVPAPSPAITSALGADSQASCVLAPIGSIVSAGIPITSPLSLSAPASLTTPVSSVAAEAPIPVPVLAAPVAVPAPVSLTSVQTSVPLAGSSPQLVSSAIAATSTPVPVSSSPASSDSSKSIVHTIYSTSDVSLSPSQPSSSKRLHRKRHSDIARTSTSAEEILPSPPKKKDSKHSLHKSASQKPELPAQPEVSSSKSMSRPIIIKVQANSEPRMQSAAPQISQAENVDGLECLPAEQSAPEVCAEVEVGSDVCTEEQVKFASSDDMFVTIVDTEDICLAAVEEVACSSSDDLGSGLAVPAEQPEEKESSPPPPPPPPRYLRLKPRKGSSSSVSSSSSVEEVPPPPPPPPRPPVRCLVLPPPPAGILLPAGRGTLSNEPKKSVTFADGIPPGKEPPSSGGAPSPPPPPPPPPRERKHRTKVKVIIPSSVADSLPPPPPPPKRPPPPPAATAPALATASAAASAVAAAVASAAAPTPPVAVETVAAAYPQYQVHLPQQTYPAAGYTVPYSSYPAAGYAYTATTHLGQTVAYTYAPGQAAHQAMPMQQVQQVPPQQHLYANATAASYVYHPHQIVQAGPAVMQPQQLQQAHLPPPPPPPVGQLPPRPPT
- the LOC119456799 gene encoding serine-rich adhesin for platelets-like isoform X27 produces the protein MGFGRMEMEMDYAEETTEKRRTLEIEKEETEELKLKYKAVQEKEKVVQEALATLKANFYCDLCDKQYTKHQEFDNHINSYDHAHKQRLKELKQREFGRNVLSKVKREDKGREKEQRRLQHLAELRAHVAVMRGPTEMGTGEKFRGRFQQVDYVDETKPQASSQSPTFYDSDEYQQDTNECQQDIDECQQDIDECQQDINESQQEADENQQEADENQQEADESQQDADESQQDADESQQDSSNANSSDDEINAKKEQDLDSQAQSPPGSVPEDEQEEEANIPQTTFFADSNIFELPPLPSEIPLPTDIPPPPPPPPFLGLTILDPGQEKYSPEEPTPALPEPALPELPQPTVPDLPQPSVSELPQPLVSEVPPPPTPPTPPTEVLLPATEPPLIEESKSKLLIGKALAKKRLIAFSLTSNQPLQKALEVKRAATTVTKPVKGALSFSFARKNIGKVAPISSALFKEDDDQPDEEGPEVTAAATTSEEAQAGAAESKSAEEPEKNEKPSTEPEQQEDSNFYFVAPPKRFKVKPKFEFVKFLKSDKFELKLPDDAVEGVPEKKIKNESQDGTKKPVDVTGSKAYSEESRGDAKKKQQPSKVSDKSEGSAKSKTESLDVSSRNGSKKKESATSGAKTEKKDRGRSPRSVKHSRDRKSRSRERKRSRSKDKKRSHSRERRRSRSRDRRRGRSRERHRSRSPRDKKRSRSKDGKRSRSRDKKASHAKDTRRSRSRERRRSKSKDRGKDRATHKGGKEAKQRSPSRERVSYSKGRARSNADSQKKKEKSADDKKSKEKHATTNDHKKEDTVRMETASAEPQASSPEAPQDDGTTEAVNGEEESTGDQQDEEEEKAARGPRRSPETTCKQDKKQASDLSTSQTVCHKKPDEAGACVEKNEPVLNLMCEDSPLDTLGEADSCDSADMFQHSPCKLSTVLTEKVSLCDDKIETRGDDIAEQHIFLATCSVKLDESDSQSKLCQMPKSDSPSQICIDKLLPEEAQKTHEDTEAVGQKQLESQTEKLKEASDDSGSCDDPIKAQQKFLEEIEATKKSALVTVQRQNSESKAEVSGNNRKTSKASKLKKPKPESTELSTMDLIAPVKEKTAKAAKEKRKTAKDKPQEKKKKKRKRRPKASSSSSSSSSSSSSSSSSSSSRSSSSGTSGSSSSSGSGSDSESSSSSSSSSSSSSSSSSSSSSSSSSSSECPQKLKKKRKKLKLKSKMLKEKMARMAKKAQTAKTVQACATMLTQTAGIDSILTIGKQTTQTSEHSGSTFHIGSVSHAARTAEDSKPPQELVKEISASRGPTEQVIVKEAAKADKDLNVLTTFHLEPIEPAYDAQTSKQASDKLQQSCSVKGLEELSSKNVADVPCELKDQHLKIEKNTSDVDEARIGAADAPSKTTEHSKCSHKNKVDDNEAKKLDFVATKVITSGPAKGTCEPSTKKTVEMPSSKSPCNAIAERRSSAEHHIECPVSTERRDSTEHSDTKKDKKDCPSSSRWPTSDDKATDKLDSKRSKEHKRKSEPSPSNEPACKKRASEQDAPRANKVDSRGTSHRLPKSNTTTAEHRRSVTKQEKTKKERTKKEDQEGAKKAKEEAILDPKERERLKGEALEKARKEGSDCIKVKTADRKKEISWPMALIRYTNSKPFISYGCNPIYGKISVAYVKKEKRTSVASNSEEKEEKKDIREVPKDSAKKDGRSRVHKSKKEVPLDAPDRKKVTSPSREAVKESDVTDLVSPDLNAMSGLQALQCLYDNMDSPEVPAKDLDSENEISHSKADQEDVPEEMAISDQWANTELDAAKQCSVETTLASSEALGATHHSKGTVPRTPEREPPEVNTEVPSKSPLAVPVKRESLQDKMQLTAEPETTVESAEKEAAKEHKWEDEGKNSSTKKQVSNEPTRPRKCFMEDKVLRSSQEEVRLPEIEKEENVPSPNAMDVSDDMVDLLSNTETSLEETRFLEYSSRITNEIIADIENAHVETVESVVEKSELQTERAMKTVAEKSERQAERAMKTVAEKSEQQVERATKTVAEKSERQAERVKKTVAEKSKLQAERATKTIAEKSELQAERAMKIAAEKSELQAERATKTAAEKSDRQVERAMKTVAEKSERQAERAMKTAAEKSERQVERAMKTVAEKSERQAERAMKTVAEKSERLAERAMKAVAEKTERQVERATKTVAEKSERQAKGAMKTIAEKSERQVERATKTVAEKSERQAERAMKTVAEKSELQAERCTKTVAENRELQVERAIKTVAENREPQAGTIMKAEEPKEDVAVAASPSTTALPEELVCMATSQMTPLGADKDLTSEYEKFMEQLNLGSCIEVEVAQEVEVPSEDALEPEQAPDVISAAPAEGKNDLDPVFTIPMQTSLVASLQDDLSEVPVEDIGALEVACESEVSSSPFLPSVPPPLAPVPAPSPAITSALGADSQASCVLAPIGSIVSAGIPITSPLSLSAPASLTTPVSSVAAEAPIPVPVLAAPVAVPAPVSLTSVQTSVPLAGSSPQLVSSAIAATSTPVPVSSSPASSDSSKSIVHTIYSTSDVSLSPSQPSSSKRLHRKRHSDIARTSTSAEEILPSPPKKKDSKHSLHKSASQKPELPAQPEVSSSKSMSRPIIIKVQANSEPRMQSAAPQISQAENVDGLECLPAEQSAPEVCAEVEVGSDVCTEEQVKFASSDDMFVTIVDTEDICLAAVEEVACSSSDDLGSGLAVPAEQPEEKESSPPPPPPPPRYLRLKPRKGSSSSVSSSSSVEEVPPPPPPPPRPPVRCLVLPPPPAGILLPAGRGTLSNEPKKSVTFADGIPPGKEPPSSGGAPSPPPPPPPPPRERKHRTKVKVIIPSSVADSLPPPPPPPKRPPPPPAATAPALATASAAASAVAAAVASAAAPTPPVAVETVAAAYPQYQVHLPQQTYPAAGYTVPYSSYPAAGYAYTATTHLGQTVAYTYAPGQAAHQAMPMQQVQQVPPQQHLYANATAASYVYHPHQIVQAGPAVMQPQQLQQAHLPPPPPPPVGQLPPRPPT